A part of Rhodothermales bacterium genomic DNA contains:
- a CDS encoding HigA family addiction module antitoxin encodes MTSTHPPHPGEYLLEDCIKPLGLSISEVARGLGVTRNTLSRLINGKNGVSPDMAVRLSMAFGSTPEMWLRLQNAYDLAHVEDNIKVERFAA; translated from the coding sequence ATGACTAGCACGCATCCGCCGCATCCCGGTGAGTACCTCCTCGAAGATTGTATCAAGCCGCTCGGCTTATCCATATCAGAAGTGGCTCGCGGCCTCGGGGTTACGCGCAACACGTTGTCGCGCTTGATTAATGGGAAAAACGGCGTCTCGCCCGACATGGCGGTTCGGCTTTCAATGGCGTTCGGTAGCACGCCAGAAATGTGGTTGCGGCTTCAGAACGCGTACGATCTGGCGCACGTGGAAGATAACATTAAGGTGGAGCGATTTGCGGCGTAG